The Candidatus Bathyarchaeota archaeon genome includes a region encoding these proteins:
- a CDS encoding adenylosuccinate lyase has product MPILPIDTGRYGTRQMRRIFDEENRLQRMLDVEAALAWAHSEVGNIPRKDAEKIMKMALVKHVRLTRVKEIESEIRHDVMAMVRALAEACGPSGAYVHLGATSSDILDTATALQLKEARDLIEEKLNDFETILMNGADRYKKTMMMGRTHGQHALPITFGLKFAVWMRETARHIQRLHECSKRVLVGKMSGAVGTQVGLGPHAMEIQQLVMKRLGVKPVEVSTQIVQRDRFAELICLLVVIASTLDKIAIEIRELQRTEIGEVFEFFERKRQVGSSTMPHKHDPQTCETVCGLAKIMRSLVVPALENVPTWHERDMTQSSAERFIIPQACILADYMLVLMTNVLKKLEVDEERMLRNMELTQGRMMSEAVMLALTRKGMGRQKAHELVRKLAMKSDVEKRLFKMVLLEDNAVRDMFSEKEIDKVLDPRNYLGTTVKQIELAVEKTKQERKARGVD; this is encoded by the coding sequence TTGCCTATTCTTCCAATTGATACTGGCCGGTACGGAACGCGGCAAATGCGGAGAATCTTCGATGAAGAGAACAGGCTTCAAAGGATGCTGGATGTGGAGGCAGCCTTAGCCTGGGCACACAGTGAAGTAGGAAACATCCCACGAAAAGATGCTGAAAAAATTATGAAAATGGCCCTTGTAAAACACGTTAGACTGACTCGTGTGAAGGAGATTGAAAGCGAAATCAGGCATGATGTAATGGCGATGGTTCGAGCGTTGGCTGAGGCGTGCGGGCCAAGTGGAGCTTACGTTCACCTTGGAGCGACAAGCTCAGATATTTTGGACACAGCAACTGCCCTTCAACTAAAAGAAGCCCGAGATCTGATTGAAGAGAAACTAAACGATTTTGAGACTATTCTAATGAATGGAGCGGATCGATACAAGAAAACCATGATGATGGGCAGAACTCACGGTCAACATGCGTTGCCAATTACGTTTGGGCTTAAGTTTGCGGTTTGGATGAGAGAAACTGCGAGGCATATTCAACGCCTTCACGAGTGTAGCAAACGTGTGTTGGTTGGGAAGATGAGTGGCGCCGTTGGAACTCAGGTGGGTTTGGGTCCACACGCGATGGAGATACAACAACTCGTTATGAAAAGGCTTGGTGTCAAGCCTGTAGAGGTTTCTACACAGATTGTGCAAAGGGATCGTTTCGCAGAGCTCATCTGCCTTCTCGTGGTGATTGCATCTACGCTGGACAAGATTGCCATCGAAATTCGAGAGTTGCAGCGAACAGAAATAGGAGAAGTATTCGAGTTCTTTGAAAGAAAAAGACAGGTGGGCAGTTCAACGATGCCGCACAAACATGATCCACAAACTTGTGAAACGGTCTGCGGTTTGGCTAAGATTATGAGGAGTCTTGTTGTGCCCGCTTTGGAAAATGTTCCGACGTGGCATGAGCGAGACATGACGCAATCTTCTGCGGAGCGGTTCATAATCCCTCAAGCTTGTATTCTCGCTGATTACATGCTAGTTTTGATGACGAATGTTTTGAAAAAATTGGAGGTTGATGAAGAAAGGATGCTGCGGAACATGGAGTTGACGCAAGGGCGAATGATGTCTGAGGCGGTTATGCTCGCCTTAACAAGGAAGGGTATGGGCCGCCAAAAGGCTCATGAACTCGTTCGAAAGTTAGCGATGAAAAGTGATGTTGAGAAACGTCTCTTCAAGATGGTTCTTCTTGAGGACAACGCCGTGCGAGACATGTTTAGTGAAAAAGAGATCGACAAGGTGTTAGACCCGAGAAACTACTTGGGTACAACGGTGAAACAGATTGAACTGGCTGTTGAAAAGACGAAACAGGAAAGAAAAGCTCGAGGGGTTGACTAG
- a CDS encoding DNA replication complex GINS family protein yields the protein MLSAKPSTSIRDADFEFENTEVRIAVNRNCPKIELAGLEIGPFEEGKEYDVRFWIAQELEKAGIARFHEEDLLTAVKLYKIHWKERVQSVKQIAFLPRDFYPKLRRYLADLKKNAVKKPEKMREYEKAVRHSRDIINCRLKKLVSLASASAAQTNQTINNLSVEEHSIYKLLRKNIGEWRTRILKEGAES from the coding sequence ATGTTGTCAGCAAAACCGTCAACGTCCATAAGAGATGCGGATTTTGAGTTTGAAAATACAGAGGTCAGAATCGCCGTGAACAGAAATTGCCCAAAAATTGAACTTGCAGGCTTGGAAATCGGACCCTTTGAAGAGGGGAAAGAATACGACGTTAGATTCTGGATAGCCCAAGAACTGGAAAAGGCGGGAATAGCACGTTTTCATGAGGAAGATCTATTGACCGCGGTAAAACTCTACAAAATTCACTGGAAAGAACGCGTTCAATCAGTTAAACAGATCGCATTCTTACCTCGAGATTTTTATCCTAAACTTCGACGTTACCTTGCAGACTTGAAAAAGAACGCTGTGAAAAAACCTGAAAAAATGAGAGAATACGAGAAAGCTGTGAGGCATTCCCGCGATATTATCAACTGCAGATTGAAGAAGCTAGTTTCCCTCGCTTCTGCAAGCGCCGCCCAAACAAACCAGACCATTAACAACCTGTCGGTTGAGGAACATAGTATCTACAAACTTCTTCGCAAGAACATCGGGGAGTGGAGAACCAGAATCCTTAAAGAAGGTGCAGAATCTTGA
- a CDS encoding replication factor C large subunit — MYAAWTVKHKPRTLSTVVGNREAIEKFKSWVESWSKRVPKKRAAFLYGPPGIGKTVCVEALAHDLNMELVEKNASDYRTAEMVQRFAGLASQYGTLFGGRRLVLLDELDGVTGTADRGGIRAVITVAKDAQCPIVLIANNAYNPRFATLRKYCLLIEFKRPTILQVAKHLKRVCAGEKIEAEERVLKFIAERSGRDVRSAVNDLQALAQGRNRLTYENVAWLASRDRKEVIFSVMKTIFYSRSCAEAKRAVDTADVDPDMLFQWVYENVPYQLTHPSDLAKAMEALSQADLYRGRIRRTQNWKLMRYVYDFMTAGVAMAREKTKPSGWIPYRFPQRIRWLGRTKGERQMRSAIGMKIKRKCHISSIVAVREILPYIRIIFENNPQMRAGTAKWLDLDDTMIEYLTHAETTGMKR; from the coding sequence GTGTACGCCGCTTGGACGGTGAAGCACAAGCCCCGGACATTATCTACGGTTGTTGGAAACAGAGAGGCAATTGAAAAATTCAAAAGTTGGGTAGAATCTTGGAGCAAGAGAGTTCCCAAGAAGAGAGCTGCGTTTCTTTACGGGCCTCCAGGCATTGGAAAAACTGTTTGCGTAGAGGCTCTAGCCCATGACTTGAACATGGAGTTGGTGGAGAAGAACGCGAGTGACTATCGAACAGCTGAGATGGTTCAGCGTTTTGCCGGTTTAGCCTCTCAGTATGGTACATTGTTTGGTGGTCGCCGGCTGGTTCTATTGGATGAGTTGGATGGGGTTACGGGAACCGCGGATCGAGGTGGCATTAGAGCTGTTATAACAGTTGCAAAGGATGCCCAGTGTCCCATTGTGCTCATAGCAAACAATGCGTATAACCCTCGTTTTGCCACGCTTCGTAAGTACTGCCTACTCATCGAGTTTAAGAGGCCTACGATTTTGCAGGTGGCGAAGCATTTGAAGAGGGTATGTGCTGGTGAGAAAATTGAGGCGGAGGAACGAGTTCTTAAATTTATTGCTGAACGATCTGGACGCGACGTTAGGTCAGCGGTGAACGATTTACAGGCTTTGGCTCAAGGGCGCAACAGATTGACGTATGAAAATGTGGCTTGGCTAGCGAGTCGCGACCGAAAAGAAGTCATCTTCAGCGTAATGAAAACCATCTTTTATTCAAGAAGTTGTGCCGAGGCGAAGCGAGCAGTAGATACCGCTGATGTAGACCCTGACATGTTGTTTCAATGGGTTTACGAGAATGTGCCGTATCAACTGACTCATCCAAGCGACTTAGCGAAGGCTATGGAGGCGTTGAGTCAAGCTGACTTGTATCGAGGTAGAATTCGTAGAACGCAAAACTGGAAATTAATGCGATACGTATATGATTTCATGACGGCAGGAGTGGCTATGGCCCGTGAAAAAACTAAACCATCTGGCTGGATTCCATACCGATTTCCACAGAGAATTCGATGGTTAGGACGAACTAAAGGGGAACGCCAGATGCGATCAGCCATAGGAATGAAAATCAAGCGGAAATGCCACATCTCTTCAATCGTAGCCGTAAGAGAAATCCTCCCATACATAAGAATAATTTTTGAAAACAACCCACAAATGCGAGCGGGTACAGCAAAATGGCTCGACTTGGACGATACTATGATAGAATATCTGACCCATGCAGAAACAACAGGTATGAAACGGTGA
- a CDS encoding DUF4382 domain-containing protein has translation MKSGMAINGKKMGLYATAGVLIAFLIITSMAVSSLTMPSLRFPWFTPPSPPAPNTGTLVVMLTDAPVNLTHLNVTLDSISAHRKGGGNETWVNLAFVNNVTEVYFDLLALQDLAMILSIAEIPPGNYTMIKMHVKTANATYANGDTPDLDVPSEHIKVIIHFEIAIGGTTAVLIDMQADWVAVSQSKNFRPVLKATVLP, from the coding sequence ATGAAAAGTGGAATGGCAATTAATGGCAAGAAAATGGGTTTGTACGCAACTGCTGGAGTTCTTATAGCCTTTCTCATTATTACATCCATGGCAGTTTCAAGCTTGACGATGCCCAGTCTAAGATTTCCATGGTTCACTCCGCCTTCTCCTCCCGCCCCTAACACGGGTACGCTGGTTGTGATGTTAACTGATGCGCCGGTCAATCTAACGCATCTCAACGTAACCCTTGACAGCATCTCAGCCCACAGAAAGGGAGGCGGCAACGAAACCTGGGTAAACCTAGCCTTTGTCAATAACGTAACAGAGGTCTACTTCGATTTACTGGCACTACAAGACTTGGCAATGATCCTCTCTATCGCTGAAATCCCTCCAGGAAACTACACTATGATCAAAATGCACGTAAAAACAGCCAACGCAACCTATGCCAACGGCGACACCCCTGATCTAGATGTGCCTAGCGAACATATCAAAGTCATTATACACTTTGAAATAGCAATAGGCGGAACAACAGCCGTTCTCATTGACATGCAAGCCGACTGGGTAGCAGTCAGCCAAAGCAAAAACTTTAGGCCAGTATTAAAGGCAACGGTCCTTCCATGA
- a CDS encoding replication factor C small subunit, with protein MWAEKYRPQSLSEMVNQKEIVERLESFVKTKNIPHCIFAGPPGTGKTTAALCLARNLYGAGYKEHLMELNASDERGINVVRKTVKTFARMRSIGEIPFKIMILDEADNMTRDAQQALRRTMERFTGTCRFILIANYSGKIIEPIQSRCAPFRFTYLSREDHDIYLRRIIEKENVKMSDDGLDAIFEVCGGDLRKTTNTLQAAASLGRPIDAETIYSVIGRANPADVREMITLAMKGDFIGSREKLREMILKYGLAGIDIIRQIHIEIFRSGLPEKWKIKLADAIGEIDFRLIQGADEEVQLSALLARLTEAGHEMKRGV; from the coding sequence ATGTGGGCAGAGAAGTATCGCCCTCAATCCCTGAGTGAAATGGTGAACCAGAAGGAAATCGTGGAACGACTGGAAAGCTTCGTGAAGACGAAGAATATTCCACACTGCATTTTTGCTGGTCCACCAGGAACTGGAAAAACGACGGCTGCACTTTGTTTAGCTCGCAATCTATACGGTGCCGGTTATAAGGAGCATCTTATGGAGTTGAACGCCAGCGATGAACGCGGGATAAACGTGGTTAGAAAGACTGTGAAGACTTTCGCTCGGATGAGGTCGATTGGTGAAATTCCGTTTAAAATTATGATTTTGGACGAAGCGGATAACATGACTAGGGATGCGCAACAAGCTTTGCGACGTACCATGGAACGTTTCACGGGGACGTGCCGATTTATTCTTATAGCAAATTATAGTGGGAAAATTATTGAACCCATTCAATCTCGTTGTGCGCCTTTTCGGTTTACTTATTTATCAAGGGAGGATCATGATATCTATCTGCGGCGTATCATCGAGAAAGAAAACGTGAAAATGTCAGATGATGGGTTAGACGCTATTTTTGAGGTTTGCGGAGGCGACCTGCGGAAGACAACTAACACGTTGCAGGCGGCTGCTTCTTTAGGTAGACCCATCGACGCTGAGACCATTTATTCGGTGATTGGTAGAGCCAACCCAGCAGACGTTCGAGAGATGATTACGTTGGCAATGAAGGGTGATTTCATAGGTTCTAGAGAGAAACTGAGAGAGATGATTCTAAAATACGGCCTAGCTGGAATCGACATCATCAGACAAATCCACATCGAAATTTTCCGTTCAGGGCTTCCAGAAAAATGGAAGATTAAGCTTGCAGATGCTATTGGAGAGATTGACTTTCGTTTGATTCAAGGCGCAGACGAAGAAGTTCAGTTGAGTGCCTTGCTTGCACGGTTAACTGAGGCTGGTCATGAGATGAAAAGGGGCGTTTAG
- a CDS encoding PDZ domain-containing protein: MKKLAEISSSSKWMYVSFVLIAALIFGSSLFTYTYLNVQTQFSTLQTQLQDLQQQIDILNYVNQTGLMPWPKIYDQIKYSIVLIQTEIGLGSGFIYDYEGRIVTNYHVIEGANTIQVTFLDGNITDANRVGEDPYSDLAVIKVNPDITKLYPVVLGNSSELIVGEPVAAIGNPFGLSDTITAGIVSALGRDLEAPGHYRIVDIIQVDAAINPGNSGGPLVNLEGQVVGVNTAIIAEEDERTFLGVGFAIPSDTITREIDDLINFGTYKHPWVGIAGIDVNLAIAQYIGLEKPQGFLVIDVVPDSPAEDAGLRGGNQTVVIGGREIKIGGDVIVGIDGLNVRTLNDLVVYTERNKRPGDIVSLAIIRDGQEIIKSFTLGERPPPS; the protein is encoded by the coding sequence GTGAAAAAATTGGCGGAAATCTCTTCTTCAAGCAAATGGATGTACGTATCTTTCGTTCTAATCGCTGCGTTAATTTTTGGCAGCAGCCTCTTTACGTACACATATCTTAATGTTCAAACCCAATTTTCCACTCTGCAAACGCAACTGCAAGATTTACAACAACAAATTGACATTCTAAACTATGTAAACCAAACTGGCCTCATGCCTTGGCCAAAAATCTACGATCAAATCAAATATAGCATAGTGCTTATTCAAACCGAAATTGGCTTAGGCTCAGGCTTTATCTATGACTATGAAGGTCGCATCGTAACCAACTATCATGTAATCGAAGGCGCCAACACAATACAGGTTACATTTCTCGATGGAAACATAACCGACGCCAACAGAGTTGGCGAAGATCCATACAGCGACCTAGCCGTTATCAAAGTCAATCCAGACATTACAAAACTATATCCAGTTGTACTGGGAAACTCCTCCGAACTCATCGTGGGGGAGCCAGTAGCAGCTATAGGAAACCCTTTTGGACTAAGCGACACAATAACCGCCGGCATAGTCTCCGCACTAGGGAGAGACTTGGAAGCACCTGGCCACTACCGAATTGTGGACATTATTCAAGTTGACGCTGCTATAAACCCAGGGAACTCTGGTGGACCCCTAGTTAACCTGGAAGGCCAAGTGGTAGGCGTCAACACAGCTATAATAGCAGAGGAAGATGAAAGAACTTTCCTTGGCGTAGGATTCGCCATACCCTCTGATACAATAACAAGGGAAATTGACGACCTGATAAATTTCGGCACATACAAACATCCTTGGGTAGGCATTGCTGGAATTGACGTCAACCTAGCCATCGCGCAATATATCGGCTTAGAAAAACCGCAGGGATTTCTCGTAATCGATGTTGTTCCTGACAGTCCTGCAGAGGATGCCGGTTTGAGGGGCGGTAATCAAACGGTTGTAATAGGTGGAAGAGAAATTAAAATTGGTGGCGACGTGATCGTGGGAATAGATGGTCTAAATGTTAGAACTTTGAACGATTTGGTCGTGTACACAGAGAGAAATAAACGCCCTGGAGATATCGTGAGCTTGGCAATTATCAGAGATGGTCAAGAGATCATCAAGTCGTTTACATTGGGAGAACGCCCGCCACCATCGTAA
- a CDS encoding DEAD/DEAH box helicase: MKVEDLSIPESVKQVIINSGITELYPPQEEAIRAGALEEKNLILASPTASGKTLIAELCALKHILEKDGKILYLTPLRALASEKYEEFKKYTVIRKKNGRRVTVGISTGDYDSNDRWLEKFDIIVTTNEKADSLLRHRTHWMNEISLVVADEVHLLNDAERGPTLEVVLARLMQINPDAQLLALSATVKNAEEAAEWLKAGSITTEWRPVVLKEGVLLQDEAQFKDGGAFKIEKPSKNPAINLALHIVHSGGQALIFAATRKNSVSLAKKAAASMATRLSKPMKRSLTRIAEQILATGERTRISELLAELVQHGTAFHHAGLGGRHRKIIEDAFRDGKIKVITATPTLAFGVNLPARMVIIHDYRRYEAGYGYYPIKVLEYKQMAGRAGRPRYDKMGEALLIAKTEDERDYLMENYVLSETERIWSKLAVERILRSHVLATIAADFARTEQGIYDFFDRTFYAHQYGSDAIKGVIVKILKFLYDEKMIEINGENVSATRFGRRVSELYIDPISGVMIRDALLSRAPKLTDISFLHMIAHTPDMSPRLRPYSSEIEQLVLFVDEHQDEFMLELPDKGVDTIAYENFLGEAKLAWVLGAWIEETTEDDTIGKFRVQPGDLYRLISTARWLLYASHELASLFGHKDLLRNLAGLTERVKKGVKAELLPLIRLEGIGRVRARILHDSGLKTIKDIKRAPLEKLTNLPLIGPKVAKKIKEQVGGFVKSKEWEKLKREKSLEQQALTKY, encoded by the coding sequence TTGAAAGTTGAAGACTTATCGATACCAGAATCTGTAAAACAAGTCATAATCAACTCGGGAATCACTGAGCTCTACCCTCCACAAGAAGAAGCCATACGAGCTGGGGCCCTAGAAGAAAAAAACCTTATTTTGGCGAGTCCAACCGCGTCGGGCAAAACGTTGATCGCTGAGTTATGCGCCCTCAAACACATACTAGAAAAAGATGGAAAAATTCTTTACTTGACTCCGTTACGAGCATTAGCCAGCGAAAAATACGAGGAATTCAAGAAATATACAGTAATTAGGAAAAAGAATGGACGACGAGTCACTGTAGGCATTAGTACAGGAGATTACGACAGTAATGACCGTTGGCTGGAAAAATTTGACATCATAGTCACAACGAACGAGAAAGCAGATTCACTGCTGAGACACAGAACGCATTGGATGAACGAAATCTCCCTCGTAGTCGCTGACGAAGTGCACTTGCTAAACGATGCTGAACGTGGACCAACATTGGAGGTGGTGCTCGCCCGTCTCATGCAAATAAATCCCGATGCTCAACTGTTGGCCTTGAGCGCCACGGTGAAAAACGCAGAGGAAGCTGCTGAATGGTTAAAGGCGGGCTCTATCACAACCGAGTGGAGACCAGTCGTGCTGAAGGAAGGCGTGCTCTTACAGGATGAGGCACAATTCAAGGATGGAGGCGCTTTCAAGATAGAGAAACCCTCCAAGAATCCAGCTATCAACCTTGCGTTACATATTGTACACTCTGGCGGACAAGCACTCATCTTTGCAGCTACAAGGAAAAACTCGGTTAGTTTGGCCAAGAAAGCAGCAGCAAGCATGGCAACCCGTCTGTCTAAGCCCATGAAGCGTTCTTTAACGCGGATTGCAGAACAAATTCTTGCAACGGGTGAACGAACAAGAATAAGTGAACTACTAGCTGAACTCGTCCAGCATGGAACTGCTTTCCATCACGCAGGATTAGGCGGAAGACACAGAAAAATAATTGAAGATGCCTTCAGAGACGGCAAAATCAAGGTTATAACCGCGACACCTACGTTGGCTTTTGGAGTAAACCTGCCAGCCAGAATGGTGATCATCCATGATTATCGGCGATATGAAGCTGGGTATGGCTATTACCCTATCAAGGTGTTGGAATATAAGCAGATGGCTGGGAGAGCTGGAAGACCCCGTTACGACAAAATGGGTGAAGCTTTGCTGATCGCTAAGACAGAGGATGAACGCGACTATTTGATGGAGAATTACGTTCTATCCGAGACTGAAAGAATATGGTCGAAGCTGGCTGTGGAGCGAATCCTTCGTTCTCACGTTTTAGCTACGATTGCAGCTGATTTTGCTCGCACCGAGCAGGGAATCTACGACTTTTTTGACAGAACCTTTTATGCACATCAGTATGGGTCGGATGCCATTAAAGGGGTCATCGTAAAAATTCTGAAGTTTCTTTACGATGAAAAAATGATTGAAATTAATGGTGAAAACGTTTCCGCAACGCGGTTTGGACGAAGAGTTTCCGAACTGTATATTGACCCAATTTCTGGAGTCATGATTCGAGACGCTCTGTTAAGTCGAGCACCTAAACTAACCGACATCAGCTTCCTCCACATGATTGCACACACGCCTGACATGTCTCCTAGGCTTCGCCCCTACTCGAGCGAGATCGAACAACTCGTCTTGTTTGTTGACGAGCATCAAGACGAGTTTATGTTGGAATTGCCTGATAAAGGGGTGGATACAATAGCCTATGAAAATTTCTTGGGAGAGGCAAAGCTCGCTTGGGTGCTGGGCGCGTGGATAGAAGAAACAACAGAAGACGATACCATCGGAAAGTTTAGAGTTCAACCCGGCGACCTCTATCGACTCATCTCAACTGCACGATGGCTTCTATACGCTTCACATGAATTAGCATCCCTCTTCGGCCACAAAGACCTTCTCCGAAACCTCGCAGGACTCACAGAACGTGTAAAAAAGGGCGTGAAAGCGGAATTGCTCCCACTCATCAGGTTAGAGGGAATCGGCAGAGTCCGAGCGCGCATACTTCATGATTCTGGCCTAAAGACTATTAAGGATATTAAGAGGGCTCCACTCGAAAAGCTAACCAACCTACCATTGATCGGCCCCAAAGTTGCAAAGAAGATCAAGGAACAAGTAGGCGGATTTGTCAAATCAAAAGAGTGGGAAAAACTGAAAAGAGAGAAAAGTCTGGAGCAACAAGCCCTAACCAAATATTAA
- a CDS encoding minichromosome maintenance protein MCM produces MTEVVTADPQERFLDFLKSDKYRERISRMAIEGITSLSVDFDDLMTTDSALAESITEAPDEYLEHTNRAALAQLQIEEPEYAEGIETVHVRFKGLPVTTLLRMLGSVHIGKLVMVRGIVVRATPAKPMVTQAAFRCKRCGTVSHVPQTGPFLRAPIECSDPACKRKGPFDFVQEESNFIDSQEIRIQERPENLPPGHLPLWIGVKLFGRELVDVARPGDDVSVVGVVRAVAPTLPKVGKLRMFTLHLDANFVDVVSKEPEKVIISPEEEKEILELAKDPWIHRKVIRSIAPSIYGYEHLKEAIMYLLFGGVAKRLPDITIRGEMNVLFIGDPGTAKSQLLQYVAKIAPRGLYTSGRGTTAAGLTAAVLRERRSGGMTLEAGALVLADKGVACIDEIDKMRPEDRVAIHEAMEQHTVSVAKGGIVATLNARTAILAAANPALGRYNPYQTVAENISLPVTILSRFDLIFVLRDVPEKEHDTRMTEHILGLHKTGAVPVEPPVPPELLRKYISYTKNLKPVLTSEALDRLKDFYLIMRSASETEGTPIAITARQLESLVRVAEARARIAYRKEILAEDAEAAVAIMKRSLEEVGIDVSSKMLDIDIIMTGKPKSLRDKLQVVLGTVIEMERETGMVEKSALLEKLETERGVVGPEAERLLGQLLREGTIYSPREGYLKKT; encoded by the coding sequence TTGACCGAGGTCGTAACAGCAGATCCGCAAGAGCGATTTCTAGATTTTCTAAAGTCAGACAAATATCGTGAGCGCATCTCCCGAATGGCCATTGAAGGCATCACTTCGCTGAGTGTAGATTTCGACGATCTAATGACAACCGATTCAGCACTTGCGGAAAGCATCACCGAGGCACCAGACGAATATCTAGAGCATACAAATCGCGCAGCGCTTGCACAGCTACAAATCGAAGAACCCGAATACGCTGAAGGAATCGAAACCGTCCATGTCCGATTTAAAGGACTACCAGTAACCACACTACTGCGAATGTTAGGATCTGTTCACATAGGAAAACTCGTTATGGTGAGAGGAATTGTTGTACGCGCCACCCCAGCCAAGCCTATGGTCACGCAGGCGGCTTTTCGATGCAAAAGATGTGGAACCGTCAGCCATGTCCCCCAAACAGGTCCATTTCTGAGGGCTCCAATCGAATGCAGTGACCCAGCATGCAAGAGAAAAGGACCCTTCGATTTTGTCCAGGAAGAATCCAACTTCATCGATTCTCAAGAAATTCGCATTCAGGAACGACCTGAGAATCTTCCGCCAGGCCATCTTCCGCTCTGGATAGGCGTCAAATTGTTTGGAAGAGAACTTGTTGACGTAGCCAGACCTGGCGACGACGTCTCGGTTGTGGGGGTTGTGCGTGCAGTCGCTCCTACACTTCCTAAAGTGGGAAAACTTCGCATGTTTACGTTGCATCTTGACGCTAATTTCGTAGATGTAGTGAGCAAAGAGCCTGAAAAAGTGATTATTTCGCCTGAAGAAGAGAAGGAAATACTTGAGCTCGCAAAGGACCCGTGGATTCACCGCAAAGTCATTCGATCTATAGCGCCGTCTATCTATGGTTACGAGCACCTCAAAGAAGCCATCATGTACCTCCTCTTCGGAGGGGTTGCAAAACGTCTCCCCGACATAACCATACGAGGAGAAATGAACGTTCTCTTTATAGGAGACCCAGGAACCGCTAAGTCCCAGCTACTGCAGTATGTGGCGAAGATCGCTCCGCGTGGTTTGTACACTTCTGGTCGAGGAACGACGGCTGCAGGCTTGACCGCTGCCGTGCTTCGCGAGAGGCGAAGTGGCGGAATGACTCTTGAAGCGGGAGCGCTTGTGCTTGCGGATAAGGGCGTCGCATGTATAGATGAGATTGATAAGATGCGTCCTGAAGATCGTGTGGCGATACATGAGGCGATGGAGCAACATACTGTTTCGGTTGCGAAGGGTGGTATCGTGGCGACTCTCAACGCTCGAACAGCCATATTAGCTGCCGCTAATCCAGCTTTGGGAAGATACAACCCCTATCAAACGGTTGCGGAGAACATTTCTCTTCCAGTCACGATTCTTTCGAGGTTTGACCTCATCTTCGTGTTACGAGACGTGCCGGAAAAGGAACATGACACAAGGATGACTGAGCACATACTCGGTCTTCATAAAACAGGTGCTGTTCCAGTTGAACCCCCTGTACCGCCTGAGTTGCTTAGAAAATACATCAGCTACACCAAGAACTTGAAGCCTGTGTTAACGTCTGAAGCCTTAGACCGCCTCAAAGATTTCTATCTTATCATGCGTTCGGCAAGCGAAACTGAAGGAACACCTATCGCGATAACGGCGCGGCAACTTGAATCTCTTGTTAGAGTGGCGGAGGCTAGGGCTCGCATCGCCTACCGGAAAGAGATTCTCGCTGAGGACGCTGAGGCCGCGGTTGCCATAATGAAAAGGTCCTTAGAGGAGGTTGGAATCGACGTTTCATCTAAGATGTTGGACATCGATATTATCATGACTGGCAAGCCTAAGAGTTTACGCGACAAGCTGCAGGTTGTCTTAGGGACGGTGATTGAGATGGAACGGGAAACGGGTATGGTTGAAAAGTCGGCGCTTCTGGAAAAGCTTGAGACTGAACGTGGAGTAGTAGGTCCAGAGGCGGAGAGGCTCTTGGGACAGTTGCTGAGGGAAGGAACTATATACTCGCCTAGAGAGGGCTATCTCAAGAAGACCTAG